The DNA window CCACCCCCATGGCGGGCAAGGAGATGGGCTTCTACTTCCTGCCTTCGGTAGACGACGAGGTGCTCGTGGCCTTCCAGCACGGCGACGTGAACAGCCCGTACGTGATCGGGTCGCTGTGGAACATGGAGGCGAAGCCGCCGGAGAAGAACGACGACGGCAAGAACGGCTTCCGCACCATCAAGTCGCTGAGCGGACACGTGATCCGCCTCACCGACACCGAGGGGTCGGGGCGCATCGAGATCATCGACAGCACCGCGAAGAACAGCATCGTCATCGACACCAAAGAGAACACCGTCACCATCACCGCCGACGCCGACGTGACGATCAAGTCGGCCAACGGCAAGCTGGTGCTGTCGGGCGCGGGCGTGGAGATCAGCAGCACGGCGGACTTCAAGGTGGACGCGAAGGGCAACGCCGAGGTGAAGTGCGTCAACCTGA is part of the Longimicrobiaceae bacterium genome and encodes:
- a CDS encoding phage baseplate assembly protein V — its product is MMSLIDLLQGPDPHADRVYGVVTGVVTNNEDPDGLGRVKLRFPWFSDEDESGWARCATPMAGKEMGFYFLPSVDDEVLVAFQHGDVNSPYVIGSLWNMEAKPPEKNDDGKNGFRTIKSLSGHVIRLTDTEGSGRIEIIDSTAKNSIVIDTKENTVTITADADVTIKSANGKLVLSGAGVEISSTADFKVDAKGNAEVKCVNLTLEGSGPAVLKGATVAIN